A genomic region of Balaenoptera acutorostrata chromosome 4, mBalAcu1.1, whole genome shotgun sequence contains the following coding sequences:
- the CD200 gene encoding OX-2 membrane glycoprotein isoform X2, whose product MITFSRNHGVVVQPAYKDKINITQLGLINSTITFWNTTLEDEGCYKCLFNTFGSGKISGIACLTLFVQPTVFLHYKLSEDHLNITCSANARPAPMISWKVSGSEIENSTEILSHPNGTTSVTSILQIKDPKSQVGKDVICQVLHLGTVTDYRETVNKGFWFSVPLLLSIVSLVILLVLISILLYWKHRRNQDREP is encoded by the exons ATGATCACCTTTAGCCGGAACCATGGGGTTGTGGTCCAGCCTGCCTATAAGGACAAGATAAACATCACCCAGCTGGGACTCATCAACTCAACCATTACCTTCTGGAATACCACCTTGGAAGATGAAGGGTGTTACAAGTGCCTCTTCAATACCTTTGGTTCTGGGAAGATCTCAGGAATAGCCTGCCTCACTCTCTTTG TACAGCCCACAGTATTCCTTCACTATAAATTATCTGAAGACCACCTAAATATCACTTGCTCTGCCAATGCTCGCCCAGCCCCTATGATCTCCTGGAAGGTCTCTGGCTCAGAGATTGAGAACAGTACTGAGATTCTCTCACACCCCAATGGGACAACATCTGTCACCAGCATCCTCCAGATCAAAGACCCCAAGAGTCAGGTGGGGAAGGATGTGATCTGCCAGGTACTGCACCTGGGGACTGTGACCGACTACAGGGAAACTGTGAACAAAG GCTTTTGGTTTTCAGTTCCACTACTGTTAAGTATTGTTTCCTTGGTAATTCTTCTGGTCTTAATTTCAATCCTACTATACTGGAAACATCGTCGGAACCAAGACCGAG AGCCATAG
- the CD200 gene encoding OX-2 membrane glycoprotein isoform X1: MEWLVLRRLSCHLSTFQLIWLLAAMMLCRAQVETQDVRELLNTPASLRCSLQNPQEVLIVTWQKIKAVSPENMITFSRNHGVVVQPAYKDKINITQLGLINSTITFWNTTLEDEGCYKCLFNTFGSGKISGIACLTLFVQPTVFLHYKLSEDHLNITCSANARPAPMISWKVSGSEIENSTEILSHPNGTTSVTSILQIKDPKSQVGKDVICQVLHLGTVTDYRETVNKGFWFSVPLLLSIVSLVILLVLISILLYWKHRRNQDREP, translated from the exons ATGGAGTGGCTG GTGTTGAGGAGGCTCTCCTGTCATCTGTCTACCTTCCAACTGATTTGGCTCTTGGCTGCCATGATGTTATGCAGGGCACAAG TGGagacccaagatgtaagagagtTGCTGAACACACCTGCTTCTTTAAGATGCTCTCTGCAAAATCCCCAGGAAGTTCTGATTGTGACATGGCAAAAAATCAAGGCTGTAAGCCCAGAAAACATGATCACCTTTAGCCGGAACCATGGGGTTGTGGTCCAGCCTGCCTATAAGGACAAGATAAACATCACCCAGCTGGGACTCATCAACTCAACCATTACCTTCTGGAATACCACCTTGGAAGATGAAGGGTGTTACAAGTGCCTCTTCAATACCTTTGGTTCTGGGAAGATCTCAGGAATAGCCTGCCTCACTCTCTTTG TACAGCCCACAGTATTCCTTCACTATAAATTATCTGAAGACCACCTAAATATCACTTGCTCTGCCAATGCTCGCCCAGCCCCTATGATCTCCTGGAAGGTCTCTGGCTCAGAGATTGAGAACAGTACTGAGATTCTCTCACACCCCAATGGGACAACATCTGTCACCAGCATCCTCCAGATCAAAGACCCCAAGAGTCAGGTGGGGAAGGATGTGATCTGCCAGGTACTGCACCTGGGGACTGTGACCGACTACAGGGAAACTGTGAACAAAG GCTTTTGGTTTTCAGTTCCACTACTGTTAAGTATTGTTTCCTTGGTAATTCTTCTGGTCTTAATTTCAATCCTACTATACTGGAAACATCGTCGGAACCAAGACCGAG AGCCATAG